The nucleotide window CACCTACGGCCGACCAGGCCTCAGCCAGTCCGCAGCCAAATAAAGACGCTGATTTATCCGCACCTGCTGACGCACAAGTTCAAGCCAGTCCCAAACAACAAGCGCACAACAGTGTTTTCGGCGCAGGCTGTCGTTGGGATCCAACGACAAGTAACATAGAAGAAGTCACGTTTCAATTCCGCACTGGTCAAGCACCTCCTTCTAACTGGTTCTCACAAGTCAACGTTccggctgctgccgatgctgccaagacgGATGCGAACAAGCTACATCGTCGACAAAATGGCCAGGAAGgagatgccgatgccaaaAAACACATGTTTGGGCGTGCTGTCGAACCAAGGCCAGCAAGTGGTCCTGTCCTGGACGCGTCATATCACACGCCTTTGATCGACGTGCTCACCTACCGGGCACGTTACGGATCGTTCGGTTCGTCACTCAACAGTGCAGGATGTGCGCTTCCGGCGTTTTCTGAGCGACTCGCCGCGCTGgaagctcaagaaggcgacATTGTCAACAACTATACCAAACAACACAAACCCATTGCTGGACCTGACGATAAACCTTCCGCCATGTTCTTCTGGGCTGGAATTTCCAACTACGACAATCAAGTCCGAGCGGATCTCATCCAGACCGTCGTCTTCTACGGTGATGGCTGTGCAGCCAATCCACGTCAGGGTCTGTGCATCTATGCGGCCGAGTACAACGAGTTTCGATACGACTCCAACGATCACATGTGTATGGGAAGTAACATGCCCGTTTTCTACCCGATCGATCAGCCTATGACAGTGCACTATCGGACACAGGCAGGTTTTCGAACGCAAGAAGCCTGGATTGACGGAAAGATGGTTTCCTACCTCAGATCGGCAGGTGACCAGGTGATGAATAGCTTCGTCATCACTCAGGAGTGTAAAGGGTGCGAGTGGCCGTTGAGCGAACAGGTGTATGAGAACATCACCATCAAGTTCTCCAAGCCAGAGTTGGACTTTGACAAGCTGCAAAGCTGTTCCGGTGGAGCGGGCACAAGTGCACCACCAAGGATGATGAACGGTGGCAAGGTATGGGTGATAGATAGGGTCACGGTGCCCAGCGGCAAGCATGTCAAGACTGCTTCGACggacgacagcagcaacacgaAGAAACAAGACCAGGTCGATGGCACAGCTGACATGTCGGGCCAAGGTCCCGCTGATAAAGGCGATAACGACTccgctggtgctgctgatggcaAAGCTGGAGACCCGGCTGGCGCAGACACCCCTGCGGGGCAAGCTCCTGACAAACCAGAAGCGCCTGTCGATCCCTCTGATCCTGCTTCTCCTTCGGGTGCCAATCCGGGCTCGAATCCGGCTGCACCCCAACAGCAAGTGAAAGCCGACATCCTCTAGCCTGTTCCAAGTCCACCGTGCGGCTATTTTGATTTCGATGTGTACGAGTCAGGTTCAGAAACTGACGCGCTCGGGTTCCAACTCCACACCGCGGCTGGCGAGACTAAAGAGGCGTGGCATACtaccaatcacgaacgtTCCACGACTCCGACCTTGACCCAAGCTCTCCCTTCTGTTCCCAGAGCCTCGCCCAGACCGTTGACGCCTTTACACGTTATCGCATATTGCTGTTCGCTTGCTTTATATGCTGACACCTCTCGGCTTCAATGTGTGTACATTCGTGTGTGAGTGCGCGAGTGACTTTTTGTCGTTGAATGACACCGGGTGTGGGGAAAATAGCGGCCCACAAATGCCCGAGCGGACCTGCATCTGGACGTCGCACATGATCGTAGTCGCAGACAGCGTACAACAACGTCGACAGATTGACGAACCCACAGACCTTCGAATAGGCCGAAAGCGGGCTTTGTCGGCCCTGGCAGTATGGCAAGTCTCGTGCTCTGCGCATGTCCGAGCCTTAGTATAAACAACACGATTGAATCTGATCGTGGGACGTCTCTCGCAATGGAAAGAGCAGACCCGTGGCGCTCAACATTGCCAAAGACGGGTTCAACATCAACGCATTCGATCTGACACATTCGATCTTCGTGTCAAAGGTGCAGACCTTTATCTCAGCCTCCGCCAGATTAACTCCTGTGAGCAGCGGGGCAAGCCTAAAAAGGTGGATCTCAGCGAGACGATGGCAAAGCTGCAGCCAATGCCCTTGCTCTTGGCGTTACCGCTCAGACACCTTTTCGCGGTGTGGTCGTGATATCAGAGTCTTCGAAGCGCGTACTGGTATGTAAACGTGATTGAAGAGGTTGAGTCAATCGAATTGAACCGAGCAATCTACACTGAAAGGTTGCAAAATCGGCTGGTATTGATGAAATTGTTCGAGAGTTGTTTCTGCTATCGCCCAGAGACGAGCTCGCTCAGCGCGTTTTCCATATCGCCCTTGTGCTTTGCCAGTGTTGACTCGGCTACCTGCCGTGATACGAGCAGTTCTGTGACCTATTGATTTGCATGTTAATATCAATGAGGGTCAGTGtcagcaagcgcaacaaCGAAAGTATGACATGAGCAAGTCTACGGTGAGGGTATTCTTACAATGAAATCCACGTCCTCCTTTTTGAGTTTCTGGCCCTGTGATGGCCCCGCAGCAATTTGAGCTGACATGGTTGCCGCATTATCGCCGAAGCAGAGAGACTGCACGGTCTTTTCCATGCGTCCACGCTCGAACGTGTATCCTGCTGAGTCGAAGTCGGCCCACTCTTGGATGACCTGTGGAAGCAAAGAAGGCAGCACGTCAGCATGTGAAAGCTGTAAAGGATCGTGGTTAGATCAGAGTGGGACGCAACGTACCTCGGCTTGGGGCTTCGCTGTCATATTGGTAACTAAGATGCGCAAAGAGGGTGGACGAAAGAAGTAACAGATTTGTGTTTGTCAAGTTGCACtatgaatcgtgaattcggATTTCGGCGCGACTCGTGTATATGCCCGAATTCCGTGATCTGTACACGTTCTTCCCGAGCGTCCTCGACTTGGGAGCTCTGCCGCAAACCTTGTCGAACACTTGATTTCGCAGACCCGCGACATCACACCCGTCTGCTTGTGCCCAGCAGTCTCTCCAGACGGCTCATAGCTAGCTGAGGACAGCATGATTCCAACCCCCTCACTGTCACATCTGACCAAGCACGACTTTCGCAGCGTCTACGAGCCAGCTGAAGACAGTttcatcttgctcgacgcACTTGAAGCTGACGCCGAGACTCTCActtccagcttggcaaaCAAAGCACCCATATGTGTAGAGATTGGCTCAGGGAGCGGAATTGTCACCACTTTTATTTCGCAGATCCTCGGCCCGACTTGTGCGTCCTATCTTGCAATCGACCTCAATGCGCACGCTAATACATGTACTCGTGCAACAGGTATAGCGAATGGAGTTCAAATCGAGCCTGTCAGGACATCATTGCTATCAGGACTCCGGTCGAGACTGAATGGCCAAGTGGATGTGCTGCTCTTCAACCCACCCTACGTACCGActgaggaagaagaggaaaTGATGGCGCAAGGCAAAGGTGGTATCGAAGGATCATGGGCTGGTGGAGAGACAGGGACCAAGTTGGTGGATGAGTTGATAGATGGAGGCATCATCTTCAACATCCTTGCACAGAAAGGAAGATTCTATCTGGTAGCTATCAAGCAAAACAATCCCGTATCGCTCGTCAAGAGGTTGTTAGCGCAAGGCCTAGATGCAGATGTAAGTCACCAACCCTCGCAAAAGCATGTATTCTACCTGCGAACATGATGAATGTCTTGACGCTCATTGCTTCTGCTCCTTTGAACATGGTTTCACCGCTACGACAACCATACTGACGTGGATTACaggtggtgctggcgcGGCGAGCCGGCGGCGAACATCTGCACATTATTCGAGCAATTAAACCATGAGATTTTGATCCATCGAGCTTATGCACTCATTTGATTCACAGAGCAAAGATACCCAAACTTAGCCTCGAAATCATCCTCGTTGTTCCACTATTCGCAGTACAGTATCCACCAATCGAGCTTGTGGAAACGATACTCTCATGCGCACGTGAGAATCGGTCGACGGTCAGTGAGAGATGATCTGGGATTGGTCGAGTGATAGACAGGTTTGGTAATTGAATTCCGCTTGCTGGAGAAGCGAATATTCCGTGGATCTTGTGCAACACGGCTGGAGCCCAAAGCAAAAGAACAACAGACTGATGGcgtgtgaatcacgaataagaTCACGTTGATTCTGCCGACGTAGACCAAAAGGCAATGTGCTTTCTTGGTCTACCACTCATGACTCTTGATCCGCGATTCCTTCTGAGCCACGACATCTGATCGCAACGCCTGATGAAAATGGCGATATCCACCTCCTCCCGGCTCGTCATTCATCAAGACGTGCTCAGCTGGTTGCAACATCGACCATTTGCATCAGCATTcaccttgctcgtcgtctaCATTACCTACAAACTCGCCATCAAGCCCATCCTCTTTCCCTCTCCCTATCGTCATCTAC belongs to Mycosarcoma maydis chromosome 3, whole genome shotgun sequence and includes:
- a CDS encoding S-adenosylmethionine-dependent methyltransferase (related to MTQ2 - Putative S-adenosylmethionine-dependent methyltransferase), whose translation is MIPTPSLSHLTKHDFRSVYEPAEDSFILLDALEADAETLTSSLANKAPICVEIGSGSGIVTTFISQILGPTCASYLAIDLNAHANTCTRATGIANGVQIEPVRTSLLSGLRSRLNGQVDVLLFNPPYVPTEEEEEMMAQGKGGIEGSWAGGETGTKLVDELIDGGIIFNILAQKGRFYLVAIKQNNPVSLVKRLLAQGLDADVSHQPSQKHVFYLRT